The region GTAATACTTCTTTGTCATTCCTGATAGCTCTTTCGTGGAATACACTGAGCACTTCGGCAGTACAGCGCGGAGATGGGCCATGGTCTGTTGGTCGGGTGCTTTTTTAAAGCGGACCAGTATGGCCGAGTAACGCCCCGGTGGGGTGCGGGCAATCTCTTTCACCTTGTCAATCGAAGCAAAGACAAGGGTCCCCTGAAATCCGCGAGCCCCCTCAGTAATCGCGCCGATGCGAACGCGACGGTCACCTATTTCCGTTATCTGATCCAATACGGGATTCCCGAGTTTGGCCAAATCAAGCCTGTCAACGGTTACCGCTTCAAGATCAAGAAGGGCGCGTTCGTCAGCCTTGATAAACTGCCAGGGGCCAAGTGAAAGTCGAGGCCGTCTTGTTCCGATGACACGGACCGACTCGTAGGAACCATCCGCAGTCCGAAATAGCCCGTTACCGATCAACACGGGCTCGGCCCATTCCACTTCAGGAAGGCCGATGATTCGATCGATATATTGTCCTGAAATCAGGTTACCGGCATCCGCATTGCGGATGTTGCTGCTCATCACCCAGGCATCCGCATTGCTATGGTCCACCAGGACCGACATGTAATTAAGCAACCCGAAGAGCACGGAGAGTTGTTGACCTACAAGGAACACAATGGCCACCACACCTAGCAGAGCACCGGCAGTAGAAGAACGGTCGTGAATGACCATGCGGAAGGCAGTGAGAATACGCATACTATCCCTTTCTTTCCGAGATTCGGCACGCCTCGTCAAAGTTGTTTACAACAATTGCATTAGCGTTTTCCAGAATTTCGCGGGCGGCTTCTGCCCCCCTGCCACCTACCACGATCTGACAATCCCCGCATAGTGTGTGGACCAAATCGATTGTTTTCAGTGCATCATCCAATTGGGATAACAGCGTTTGCACCAGGAAAAGCGTATCTGGATCCAGATCGGCCACCGCTCGGGCAATCTGATCCGCAGGGAGGCTTTTACCAAGATTCCTGGCAGACCAACCACGAACTTCCAGATAGGCCCACAGCGCAAGGGGCACGAGGTCGTGTTCGTCACCGGGCACGCAAGATATCAGTGCTGTAGGTGGCGATGGTTGGACATCCTGCTTCATCTCTGCTATCCATACCAAAAGAGATCGGACTGCCTCGGTTGCCAGATGTTCCTGGTAAATTTCTACCGTATGCAGTTCCCAGCGCAATCCAACTTCAGCCATAGCCGGCAGGATCAAATCGATGATCAGCCGGTCAAGCGAGCGTCCCTGGTCGACAAGACCTGAAACAATGTCTCGGGCGCCTGATATATCACCACGAAGGAGACACGCTACCAGCGGAGAAACCGGCCCGGCATTCAATTCGCGTATTGAATCTGCGTTTTGTGCAATGATTTCTGGCAGCTCCTGGTGTAACTGTTGCAAAGGTGCGGCCAGTTCGTTGCATTCGGGCGGCTTGATCACACCTTCAATTGCTACAATCCAGCTTTCCAACAAGGCCGCAAACAGCAGATGCCCTGAACCTCGCGCTGAGAAGGTCGTTGCATACCAATTTGCTTCCTCCTGAAAAGCTTTCAAAAGCGAATATCGATACACAACCTTAAGCATTTGCCCAAATTTGTCGGCGTACACCAACAGTTCCGGAAGACCGATCCCAGTGTCCTTCGATCGCTGATGGTAATCCCACTCGACTTCTATCCGTTTCTGAACAAGGGCCGAAAGCTGCTTGAACTCAGCCGTAAAGAGGTGCGAGGCGGACTCGGATAACATGGTCGTCATAATGAAACCTTCATATTATTCGCCTGAAGCGCAG is a window of Gammaproteobacteria bacterium DNA encoding:
- a CDS encoding FtsX-like permease family protein, producing MRILTAFRMVIHDRSSTAGALLGVVAIVFLVGQQLSVLFGLLNYMSVLVDHSNADAWVMSSNIRNADAGNLISGQYIDRIIGLPEVEWAEPVLIGNGLFRTADGSYESVRVIGTRRPRLSLGPWQFIKADERALLDLEAVTVDRLDLAKLGNPVLDQITEIGDRRVRIGAITEGARGFQGTLVFASIDKVKEIARTPPGRYSAILVRFKKAPDQQTMAHLRAVLPKCSVYSTKELSGMTKKYYIANTGIGGSFGFSTVIAVLIGVVIITLTMYTSVLGRARDFAVMRAIGGRRRDIAVVVACEALIIAGVGVFVGFVMLATLFNATRGSAIPSFFPLYLAPALAIGAVLVSFMGSLIALRVALKADPASVFH
- a CDS encoding cobalamin B12-binding domain-containing protein, whose translation is MTTMLSESASHLFTAEFKQLSALVQKRIEVEWDYHQRSKDTGIGLPELLVYADKFGQMLKVVYRYSLLKAFQEEANWYATTFSARGSGHLLFAALLESWIVAIEGVIKPPECNELAAPLQQLHQELPEIIAQNADSIRELNAGPVSPLVACLLRGDISGARDIVSGLVDQGRSLDRLIIDLILPAMAEVGLRWELHTVEIYQEHLATEAVRSLLVWIAEMKQDVQPSPPTALISCVPGDEHDLVPLALWAYLEVRGWSARNLGKSLPADQIARAVADLDPDTLFLVQTLLSQLDDALKTIDLVHTLCGDCQIVVGGRGAEAAREILENANAIVVNNFDEACRISERKG